The genomic DNA ATCGGGATGGCGATGTTCCTGTTCGGATTAGGACACCGCTTCATCGATCGAGAAACCAACACCGCGACGAAATCGAGTTGGCGAACGATTACCAAAACGTTCAGCCGATATTCGTTTACGATCTACGTCTTGCACCACTGCGTCCACATCTGGCCGATGTGGATCTACGCGATGGCGCAGCAACAGGAGCCAACCTATTATTGGCGATCCCTGATGCCACTTGAGGTTTCCTTGCTCCTGGCGGTTCTGTTTCTCGTCGCCTGCTTCTTCGCGCTGCGGAAAGTTGGCCCCGATCGGCGGCTGGGCGTCGAAGGCTGGATGCGATGGCTTTGTGACTGACGGTCTGAATCGCACTCACCGCGGAAGTCCACAGAAGCCAAGGGTGCGTTTTGAATTTCACAAAGGGGCCCCGGCGCATCGGCTGGATCGGTCGCTCGATATGGCAAACGAGTCCACTTGTGGGGACAATGCGGTTCTGTTCAGATGAACACAACGTTTCATTCCCACACATAGTTCCAACGAACTGGGACATACCGATATGGTGCGGGTAGATCACAGGCAGGTTCCCTGGTGGAAAAAAGGGGTGATCTATCAGATCTATCCCCGGTCGTTTCAGGATAGCGATGCGGACGGGGTCGGAGATCTGGTCGGCATCAAATCGCGTTTGGACTATCTTGCCAGCCTGGGGATCGATGCTGTCTGGTTGTCACCGATTTATCCCTCCCCAATGGCGGATTTTGGATACGACATCGCGGACTATTGCGGTATCGATCCAATGTTTGGTGATCTTACGGGCTTCGATCGACTGCTTTCGGCGGTCCACGCGCGTGGGCTTCGGCTGCTGCTGGATTTCGTTCCCAATCATACCTCCGACCAACATCCTTGGTTTATCCAAAGTCGGTCATCACGCGAGAACCCAAAGCGAGATTGGTACATCTGGAGAGATCCGGCACCCGACGGCGGACCGCCAAACAACTGGATCAGCGACTTCGGTGGCTCGTCTTGGGAATGGGATGCAAGCACCGGCCAGTATTACCTCCACGCATTCCTGACGTCGCAACCCGACATCAATTGGCGCGAACCCCAGGTTCGTGAAGCGATGATGGCGGTGCTGAGATTTTGGCTCGACCGAGGTGTCGACGGATTTCGAATCGACGTGCTGTGGCACATCATCAAAGCGGCAACCCTGCCCGACAATCCGATCAACGCCGACTGGACGCCCGACCGCACACAGCGCGATCGGCTAATCCAGCTCCATTCGACCGACCAGCCCGAAGCGCATGCGATCTCTGCCGATTTCCGCGCGCTGGCCGATAGCTACGGCGACCGCGTCCTGATCGGTGAGATCTGTCTGCCCAATGATCGCCTGGCTCGATGGTATGGCACGGCAAATCGCCCGCAAGTGCATATGCCGTTCAACTTCCAGCTGATCGAAAGCGTCTGGGACGCCGCAGTGATCCGACAGTCGATCGCCGACTATGAGGCCTCGTTGCCGGAATTCGGTTGGCCCAACTGGGTGATCGGAAGTCACGACGCGGCCCGCATTGCCGCGCGAGTCGGCGACGCGCAGGCTCGTGTTGCCGCAATGCTTCTGTTGACTCTTCGTGGCACGCCGACGTTGTACCAGGGGGACGAAATTGGGATCGGCAAGGTGACGATCCCGCCCGATCGCGTGCGCGATCCACAAGGACTGCGTCAGCCTGGCCTGGGGCTCGGACGCGATCGTTCGCGCACTCCGATGCCGTGGGACGGATCGACCCACGCTGGCTTCAGCACGCTGGATCCCTGGCTGCCGCTCAACGAAGACTGGCCAACTCGAAACGTCGCAGCGCAAGATCGGGACGCCGATTCCCTCCTATCGCTCTACCGATCTCTGTTGGCGCTGCGGCGCTCCCACGACGCACTCGCAATCGGTGAGATCACCCTTGTCGACGCAGCCGAGGACGTGCTCGCCTACCAGCGGCGACATGCGGGCGAGTCCTTGCTGATCGTGCTGAACCTGGGTGGCAAGACGCGTCCTCTGATGTTGCCGACCAAGACTTGTGTCGCCGAAGTTCTTGCCTCGACACTTCTGCCATCCACTGCGAGTCGATCGCATCGGGCGTTTCGCTCGGTGGACAACGTGCTCGCCCCTGACGAAGGCCTCGTCTTGCGACTGAAAGAGAAACACTGATATGCGTGTTGCGATGTTGGCTCCGATTGCTTGGCGGACGCCGCCAAGAAACTACGGCCCCTGGGAACTTGTCACCAGCATGCTGACCGAGGCACTGGTCGAGCGTGGCGTCGACGTGACGTTGTTTGCCACCCTCGATAGCATGACGACGGGGACGCTCGATGGCGTCGTGCCAGCGCCGTATGGCGACGATTCGTCGATCGATGCCAAGGTCTGGGAATTCCGCCACCTTGCCTACCTCTTCGAACAGGCCGACCAATTTGATCTGATTCACAACCAAGCGGATTTTCCCGCCCACGCGTTTTCGCGGTTGATCGACACGCCGATCGTGACGACGATCCACGGATTCTCGTCCAATCGCATTCTGCCAATGTATGTGGAATACCAAGACATTGTCCATTTTGTCGCGATCAGCGACGCCGACCGCTGTGCCGATCTGCGCTATGCGGCGACGATCCATCACGGAATTCCTATCGACGATTTTCCGTTGAATCTAACGGGTAGCGACGATCTGCTTTTCTTTGGACGCATCCATCCCGACAAGGGGGCTGCCGAGGCGATCGCTGCTGCGCGGGCGAGCGGCCGCCAGCTCCACATGTATGGGATCGTGCAGGATACCGACTACTATGATCGCGAAGTTCGACCAGCCGAAGATGGCGTAACGATTACCTATCACGGCGTTGTCGGAGGGGAACAGCGGCTGCATGCTCTTGGGTCCGCCCGCGCGCTTTTGCATCTGATCAATTTCGATGAGCCATTCGGGCTTTCGGTTGTCGAAGCGATGGCTTGCGGCACGCCCGTTATCGCATCGCGGCGTGGATCGATGCCCGAACTGATTCAGCATGGCGTGACTGGCTTTCTCGTCGACAACCTTACCGAAGCGAATCAGGCAATCGAGCGTATCGGCGAGATCGATCGGCGAACCGTCCGCAACGCCGTAGCGGACCGATTTAGCATTGATCGCATGGCAGACGCCTACTTGGCCCTCTATCAGCGTATCCTTGGAGCCTAGCGCGCAGGCCGTCCTGACATTTCAGCTCCCCTATCGAAACCCGTCGACATTGATCTGGCGTTCAGTTCCCCAACGCCTCAAAACCGGAAACGACGTCGAAGAGTTCCTCGTCGATGCTGCTTTGTCGCTGGCGATGATATGTGGAGTTGAGCGTCGAAAGCAGTTCGTCAATATTCTTGTCGGCGCGTTGCATCGCATCCAATCGGCTGGCGTTCTCGCTAGCCAAGGACTCCGCACACGCGCGAAACAGCGAGACAAATAGATATTCGCCCGTCAGTTTGCGCATCGTTTGGATATCGTTCCCCAATACTTCGGGCGGACTTTTGGTTGGCCAAGCGATCTCGCTGCGCTGACGACGCCACGCATTGTCCAGCGGCAGAAGCCGTTGGCTGACCGGTTCGTAGAGTGAACCCGTGGTAGGGCGATTGTGAAATAAGTAGAGCTGGGTGCCAGGATTTTGACGCGTACGTGCTTCGTATTCGATCAGAATTTGGCCGACCAAAGGCGCG from Rosistilla carotiformis includes the following:
- a CDS encoding alpha-amylase family glycosyl hydrolase → MIYQIYPRSFQDSDADGVGDLVGIKSRLDYLASLGIDAVWLSPIYPSPMADFGYDIADYCGIDPMFGDLTGFDRLLSAVHARGLRLLLDFVPNHTSDQHPWFIQSRSSRENPKRDWYIWRDPAPDGGPPNNWISDFGGSSWEWDASTGQYYLHAFLTSQPDINWREPQVREAMMAVLRFWLDRGVDGFRIDVLWHIIKAATLPDNPINADWTPDRTQRDRLIQLHSTDQPEAHAISADFRALADSYGDRVLIGEICLPNDRLARWYGTANRPQVHMPFNFQLIESVWDAAVIRQSIADYEASLPEFGWPNWVIGSHDAARIAARVGDAQARVAAMLLLTLRGTPTLYQGDEIGIGKVTIPPDRVRDPQGLRQPGLGLGRDRSRTPMPWDGSTHAGFSTLDPWLPLNEDWPTRNVAAQDRDADSLLSLYRSLLALRRSHDALAIGEITLVDAAEDVLAYQRRHAGESLLIVLNLGGKTRPLMLPTKTCVAEVLASTLLPSTASRSHRAFRSVDNVLAPDEGLVLRLKEKH
- a CDS encoding glycosyltransferase family 4 protein, which codes for MRVAMLAPIAWRTPPRNYGPWELVTSMLTEALVERGVDVTLFATLDSMTTGTLDGVVPAPYGDDSSIDAKVWEFRHLAYLFEQADQFDLIHNQADFPAHAFSRLIDTPIVTTIHGFSSNRILPMYVEYQDIVHFVAISDADRCADLRYAATIHHGIPIDDFPLNLTGSDDLLFFGRIHPDKGAAEAIAAARASGRQLHMYGIVQDTDYYDREVRPAEDGVTITYHGVVGGEQRLHALGSARALLHLINFDEPFGLSVVEAMACGTPVIASRRGSMPELIQHGVTGFLVDNLTEANQAIERIGEIDRRTVRNAVADRFSIDRMADAYLALYQRILGA
- a CDS encoding F0F1 ATP synthase subunit gamma, yielding MSQSIALLKRQIGGATDLQSVVRTMKAMAASNITQYENSVRALFDYSRTVELGLGVCIRAAKAAGVSSAALPNTGSDKAAAIVFGTDQGLVGQFNTIIADEALQTLADLPGKPILWAVGERVHSRLNDADADSVGRFNVPNTVRAIAPLVGQILIEYEARTRQNPGTQLYLFHNRPTTGSLYEPVSQRLLPLDNAWRRQRSEIAWPTKSPPEVLGNDIQTMRKLTGEYLFVSLFRACAESLASENASRLDAMQRADKNIDELLSTLNSTYHRQRQSSIDEELFDVVSGFEALGN